One Candidatus Zixiibacteriota bacterium genomic window carries:
- a CDS encoding dockerin type I repeat-containing protein, whose protein sequence is MRTDIIRRIATQAFLVLFVAALPLKAAPLAPFELGIEKITSARLGDHVEISLVNNTGSEVFGKFHLLVGFDVHRLSLLGVTQGAVPGLCGWDSFNYTVQPCNNCDYQLIDILGTADDPAIAGAPDCYSPIGELAKLRFAVTADTNETGFFADVAFYWLDCSSNTLTSVVQDTVFHGRFAYDPDGNNITGTDPFLGGTLEGCIVPGDPVQIRAINTTNGGVQISTSWGVYGDVNGDGRFNIADISYMINYIFLGGSAPKDYLHGNYDGDDHVTIGDAVFLMYYLFVILGATG, encoded by the coding sequence TCGCCGCTCTTCCCCTGAAAGCCGCACCGCTCGCGCCGTTTGAACTTGGCATTGAGAAGATCACCTCCGCTCGTTTGGGGGACCATGTCGAGATTTCGCTGGTCAATAACACCGGCAGCGAGGTTTTCGGCAAGTTCCACCTGCTTGTTGGTTTCGACGTCCACCGGCTGTCGCTGCTCGGCGTTACTCAAGGCGCCGTGCCCGGCCTTTGCGGTTGGGACAGCTTCAACTACACAGTTCAGCCGTGCAATAACTGCGATTATCAGTTGATCGACATCTTGGGCACGGCTGACGATCCGGCCATCGCCGGTGCGCCTGACTGCTATTCTCCAATTGGGGAGCTGGCCAAGCTGCGCTTTGCGGTTACTGCCGACACGAACGAGACAGGTTTTTTTGCCGACGTTGCGTTCTACTGGCTGGATTGTTCAAGTAACACTTTAACTTCAGTAGTCCAAGACACGGTATTTCATGGTCGATTCGCTTACGATCCCGACGGTAACAACATCACGGGAACCGACCCGTTCCTGGGCGGGACGCTGGAGGGCTGTATCGTCCCGGGGGATCCGGTGCAAATCCGCGCGATCAACACGACCAATGGCGGCGTTCAGATCAGCACGTCATGGGGTGTCTACGGAGACGTGAACGGGGATGGACGATTTAACATCGCCGACATCAGCTACATGATTAACTACATCTTCCTCGGCGGCAGCGCCCCCAAAGATTATCTGCACGGCAACTATGACGGCGATGATCACGTCACGATCGGCGATGCCGTATTCTTGATGTATTAC